The proteins below come from a single Nocardioides eburneiflavus genomic window:
- a CDS encoding IclR family transcriptional regulator — MIQSIDRAIRVLTALQGTRRMSLSELAARLDLAPSTMHGIVRSLVEHGMVVQERGSSRYQLGPAVLRLGNVYLDTLELRSRAVPWAEDLARRTGLAVRTGVLLIDDVVIIHHEPRPDGSRQMPEVGIVIPVHASALGKAMLAFTPEDEKRVLTSGELRSMTGETITSPEPLRDQLDQIRASGVATEQDEAVIGEGSLASPVFDSYGEAVGAIGVVVPSGDLERPEIADLVRDTARAVSRELGAATWPPRPPGP; from the coding sequence GTGATCCAGTCGATAGACCGCGCCATCAGGGTTCTGACCGCCCTTCAGGGCACCCGCCGGATGAGCCTGTCGGAGCTGGCGGCCCGCCTCGACCTCGCGCCATCGACCATGCACGGCATCGTCCGCAGCCTGGTCGAGCACGGGATGGTGGTGCAGGAGCGCGGTTCGAGTCGCTACCAGCTCGGGCCTGCCGTGCTCCGGCTCGGCAACGTCTACCTCGACACTCTCGAGCTGAGGTCGCGGGCCGTTCCCTGGGCCGAGGACCTCGCGCGGCGCACCGGGCTGGCCGTGCGCACCGGCGTGCTCCTCATCGACGACGTGGTCATCATCCACCACGAGCCCCGCCCCGACGGCAGCCGGCAGATGCCGGAGGTCGGCATCGTCATCCCCGTCCATGCCAGCGCGCTCGGCAAGGCCATGCTCGCCTTCACGCCGGAGGACGAGAAGCGGGTGCTCACCTCCGGGGAGCTGCGCAGCATGACGGGCGAGACGATCACGTCACCCGAGCCCCTGCGCGACCAGCTGGACCAGATCCGAGCGAGCGGCGTCGCGACGGAGCAGGACGAGGCCGTCATCGGTGAGGGCTCCCTGGCGAGCCCGGTCTTCGACTCCTACGGAGAGGCCGTGGGCGCCATCGGCGTCGTCGTCCCCTCCGGCGACCTGGAGCGCCCAGAGATCGCCGACCTCGTGCGCGATACGGCGCGAGCGGTGTCCCGCGAGCTGGGCGCCGCCACGTGGCCGCCCCGCCCGCCCGGGCCATGA
- a CDS encoding ANTAR domain-containing protein, with product MAQPTGESVAEATAAIHAQPDRMATLEEIVSQARRCLPEFEHVSVSRIHSDDTLETLVAGTDLARSFDKAQSAARQGPCIEATDDDLVVVRDARHEQRWPAYISAATRLGLLSQIGVRLRSDAHGVICLNLHSTTHADIDAGSVGVAEHFGVHAGLALGHVLKEEQLNTAIGTRTIIGTAVGIMMERYGMTQAAAFNYLLRQSSTENRKIRLVASEVVGAVEDAAHPSRPKPT from the coding sequence ATGGCTCAGCCCACAGGCGAGTCCGTGGCCGAAGCCACCGCAGCGATCCACGCCCAGCCGGATCGGATGGCCACTCTCGAGGAGATCGTGTCCCAGGCGCGGCGTTGCCTGCCGGAGTTCGAGCACGTGAGTGTGTCCCGGATCCATTCCGACGACACTCTCGAGACCCTGGTCGCGGGCACCGACCTGGCTCGGTCGTTCGACAAGGCCCAGTCTGCTGCCCGGCAGGGGCCGTGCATCGAGGCCACCGACGACGACCTGGTGGTGGTACGGGATGCCCGGCATGAGCAGCGCTGGCCGGCCTACATCAGCGCCGCCACGAGGCTGGGCCTGCTGTCCCAGATCGGGGTACGGCTTCGCAGCGACGCGCACGGAGTCATCTGCCTCAACCTGCACTCCACCACCCATGCTGACATCGACGCCGGCTCGGTCGGCGTCGCGGAGCACTTCGGGGTCCACGCCGGGCTCGCGCTGGGCCACGTGCTGAAGGAGGAGCAGCTGAACACCGCCATCGGGACCCGCACCATCATCGGAACAGCCGTGGGCATCATGATGGAGCGCTACGGCATGACCCAGGCAGCCGCGTTCAACTACCTGCTGCGACAGTCCAGCACCGAGAACCGCAAGATCCGACTCGTCGCGAGCGAGGTCGTCGGCGCGGTGGAGGACGCAGCGCACCCCAGCCGCCCCAAGCCCACGTGA
- a CDS encoding YciI family protein produces the protein MPGDGSIPESFEVYTVVVLRRPPDAPEMSEDELDALQSRHLAYRAELARQGKIVANGPFDEQSDPSYRGMSIFACDVADAARLSAGDPSVVAGRLTYDVMEWWVGSGSLAFPRTDFRVGERRSMPSD, from the coding sequence ATGCCAGGTGACGGCAGCATCCCCGAATCGTTCGAGGTCTACACGGTCGTGGTACTGCGACGGCCGCCCGACGCCCCAGAGATGTCGGAAGACGAGCTCGACGCACTGCAGAGTCGTCACTTGGCGTATCGGGCCGAGCTCGCGCGGCAGGGCAAGATCGTCGCGAACGGGCCGTTCGACGAGCAGAGCGACCCCTCGTACCGGGGTATGTCGATCTTCGCCTGCGACGTCGCCGATGCTGCACGGCTCTCTGCGGGCGACCCGTCCGTCGTGGCGGGACGGCTCACCTACGACGTGATGGAGTGGTGGGTCGGCTCGGGTTCACTCGCCTTCCCCCGCACGGACTTCCGTGTCGGAGAACGCCGCTCGATGCCCAGCGACTGA
- a CDS encoding SulP family inorganic anion transporter, with protein MSAPTFTPPTLEPTVRNALRSPKMLRTEVLAGLVVALALIPEAISFSIIAGVDPRVGLFASFTMAVSIAFLGGRPAMISAATGAIALVIAPVAKNYGMDYFIATVLLGGLMQIVLALLGVARLMRFIPRQVMVGFVNALAILIFLAQVPHMVDVPWLVYPMIAVGIAIIVALPRVTKVIPAPLVAIVALTAFTLLAALDVPNVGGEGELPDSLPSLFFPDVPFTLHTLKIIAPYALAMALVGLLESLLTAKLVDDITDTHSDKTREAWGQGAANVITGFFGGMGGCAMIGQTMINVKASGARTRLSTFLAGVFLLVLVVGFGDVVALIPMAALVAVMIMVSVGTFDWHSIQPATLRRMPKSETTVMVVTVVVTVLTHNLAAGVGVGVLVAMTLFARRVAHLTETNRELVANRDGTTSAVYRVTGELFFASSNDLYTQFEYADDPDHVVIDLSASHIWDASTVAALDAITTKYHRKGKTVEIIGLNASSAERHERLTGSLPIH; from the coding sequence TTGTCTGCCCCCACGTTCACGCCACCGACCCTGGAGCCGACCGTACGCAACGCCCTGCGGTCCCCGAAGATGCTGCGCACCGAGGTCCTCGCCGGACTCGTCGTCGCGCTCGCCCTCATCCCCGAGGCCATCTCGTTCTCCATCATCGCCGGAGTCGACCCCCGCGTCGGACTCTTCGCCTCCTTCACGATGGCCGTCTCCATCGCCTTCCTGGGCGGCCGCCCAGCGATGATCTCCGCCGCGACCGGCGCCATCGCCCTCGTCATCGCCCCGGTGGCGAAGAACTACGGCATGGACTACTTCATCGCCACCGTCCTCCTCGGCGGATTGATGCAGATCGTCCTTGCGTTGCTCGGCGTCGCACGGCTCATGCGGTTCATCCCCCGTCAGGTCATGGTCGGTTTCGTCAACGCCCTCGCCATCCTCATCTTCCTCGCCCAGGTCCCGCACATGGTCGACGTGCCGTGGCTGGTCTACCCGATGATCGCGGTCGGCATCGCCATCATCGTCGCCCTGCCGCGCGTCACGAAGGTCATCCCGGCCCCGCTGGTCGCGATCGTCGCGCTCACCGCGTTCACCTTGCTTGCCGCGCTCGACGTCCCGAACGTCGGCGGCGAAGGCGAGCTGCCCGACAGCCTGCCAAGCCTGTTCTTCCCCGACGTGCCGTTCACCCTGCACACGTTGAAGATCATCGCCCCCTACGCCCTTGCGATGGCGCTGGTGGGGCTGTTGGAGTCGCTTCTGACCGCCAAGCTGGTCGACGACATCACCGACACCCACTCCGACAAGACCCGCGAGGCGTGGGGCCAGGGAGCCGCGAACGTCATCACCGGCTTCTTCGGCGGCATGGGCGGTTGCGCCATGATCGGCCAGACGATGATCAACGTGAAGGCCTCCGGTGCTCGCACCCGCCTGTCCACGTTCCTGGCCGGAGTGTTTCTGCTGGTCCTCGTCGTCGGGTTCGGCGACGTCGTCGCGCTCATCCCCATGGCCGCCCTCGTCGCCGTCATGATCATGGTCTCCGTCGGCACTTTCGACTGGCACTCCATCCAGCCCGCCACCCTGCGCCGGATGCCGAAGTCGGAGACCACCGTCATGGTCGTCACCGTGGTCGTCACCGTGCTCACCCACAACCTCGCCGCCGGTGTGGGCGTCGGCGTCCTGGTTGCGATGACCCTGTTCGCCCGACGCGTCGCGCACCTCACCGAGACCAACCGCGAACTCGTCGCCAACCGCGACGGCACCACCAGCGCCGTCTACCGCGTGACCGGCGAACTGTTCTTCGCCTCCAGCAACGACCTCTACACCCAGTTCGAGTACGCCGACGACCCCGACCACGTCGTCATCGACCTCTCCGCCTCGCACATCTGGGACGCCTCCACCGTCGCCGCCCTCGACGCCATCACCACCAAGTACCACCGCAAGGGCAAGACCGTCGAGATCATCGGACTCAACGCCTCCAGTGCTGAGAGGCACGAGCGCCTCACCGGCTCCCTCCCCATCCACTGA
- a CDS encoding MerR family transcriptional regulator, which translates to MSDEPVLHIGEVATRTDLSLRSLRHWEEVGLLKPSGRSDGGFRLYTETDVDKILVIRRMKPLGFSLDEMKTVMADINTLADSSASQAAQDEARQRLDATQRDATERRQKLVRQLAMADEFIDLVSARLG; encoded by the coding sequence GTGAGTGACGAGCCCGTCCTGCACATCGGCGAGGTCGCTACCCGCACCGACCTGTCCTTGCGGAGCCTTCGGCACTGGGAGGAGGTCGGCCTCCTCAAGCCCTCCGGGCGAAGCGACGGCGGGTTCCGGCTCTACACCGAGACTGACGTCGACAAGATCCTCGTCATTCGCCGGATGAAGCCCCTTGGGTTCAGCCTTGACGAGATGAAGACCGTCATGGCCGACATCAACACCCTCGCCGACTCCTCGGCCAGCCAAGCGGCCCAGGACGAGGCCCGCCAACGTCTTGACGCCACCCAACGAGACGCCACCGAACGCCGCCAGAAGCTGGTCCGCCAATTAGCCATGGCCGACGAGTTCATCGACCTGGTCAGCGCCCGCCTCGGCTAA